In Streptomyces pluripotens, the genomic window TTCGCGCTGCCCGTCGACGGCCCCGGCGCCATCGGCGCGATCAGCGAGGGCATCCTGCTCGGCGCCTACTCCTTCGACGCCTACAAGGAGAACGGCCGCCCGGCTCGGAGCGCCGCCAAGGCCAAGAACGGCAACGCGCCGCTGGCCGAGGCTGCGCTGCTCGGCGGCAAGCCGCGCGACGCCGTCCACAAGGACGCGGTCGCACGGGCCGTCGCGGTTGCCGAGGAACTGAACCGCTCCCGCGACCTGATCAACACCCCGCCGAACGACCTCACCCCCGCGGCCTTCGCCGGTATCGCGCAGGCCGCGGGCAAGGAGCACGGCATCAAGGTGCAGGTGCTCGACGACAAGGCTCTGGTCAAGGGCGGCTACGGCGGCATCCTCGGCGTCGGCGGAGGCTCGGCTGCGACCCCGCGCCTGGTGAAGCTGTCGTACACGCACCCCAAGGCGGAGAAGCACCTGGCTTTCGTCGGCAAGGGCATCACCTACGACTCGGGCGGCATCTCCCTGAAGCCGGCCGGCCACAACGAGACGATGAAGTGCGACATGAGCGGTGCCGCCGCCGTGTTCGCGGCCGTGGTCGCCGCCGCCAGGCTCGGCCTGCGGGTCAACGTCACCGGCTGGCTGGCGCTGGCGGAGAACATGCCGTCCGGCTCCGCCGTCCGCCCGGGTGATGTCCTGCGCATGTACAGCGGCAAGACCGTCGAGGTCCTCAACACCGATGCCGAGGGCCGGCTGGTCCTCGCCGACGCGCTGTGGGCGGCCTCGCAGGAGAAGCCGGACGCGATCGTGGACGTTGCCACCCTGACCGGCGCGATGGTGCTGGCACTGGGCAGCCGGACCTTCGGCGTCATGGCCAACGACGACGCGTTCCGCTCGGCAGTGCAGGAGGCCGCCGAGGAGGTCGGCGAGCCGGCGTGGCCGATGCCGCTGCCGGAGCACCTGTGCAAGAGCATGGAGTCGCCGGTGGCCGACATGGCGAACATGGGTGAGCGGATGGGCGGCGGCCTGGTCGCCGGTCTGTTCCTGCGCGAGTTCGTGGGCGAGGGGATCACCTGGGCCCACCTCGACATCGCCGGCCCGGCGTTCAACGAGGGTGGGCCGTTCGGATACACGCCGAAGGGTGGTACGGGGTCGGCCGTGCGGACCCTGGTGCGGCTGGCGGAGCTCACCGCCGCGGGTGACCTGGGCTGACGTTCGCCCGCCAGCTCGTTCCGTCCGCTCTGCGGCGGCTTGAGGGGCGTGGGGGCTGGTTGCGCAGCCCCCACGCCCCTCCCGGCGTACCTTCCGTTCCGGTGCACGTGGGGTGTCTCACACCCCGGCCCGGCGTCTCGTCCGCCTCGAACAAGTGCAAAGATGGAGCCCGGCAGGACAGGGCCCCACCGAAGGGCCGAAGCATCAAGCGGCCGGACACCAGCCGACCGGCCGGACACCTCCCACAGGGACGAGGGTGCCCGGCGTGCGGCGCACATGCATGGAGGACGTGACGTGGCGAACGACGCCAGCACCGTTTTCGACCTAGTGATCCTCGGCGGTGGTAGCGGTGGTTACGCCGCAGCCCTGCGCGGGGCGCAGCTGGGCCTGGACGTCGCCCTGATCGAGAAGGACAAGGTCGGCGGTACCTGCCTGCACCGGGGCTGCATCCCCACCAAGGCCCTGCTGCACGCCGGCGAGATCGCCGACCAGGCCCGCGAGAGCGAGCAATTCGGCGTGAAGGCCACCTTCGAGGGAATCGACGTCCCGGCCGTCCACAAGTACAAGGACGATGTGATCTCGGGCCTGTACAAGGGCCTGCAGGGTCTGATCGCCTCCCGCAAGGTGACCTACATCGAGGGTGAGGGCCGTCTGTCCTCCCCGACCTCCGTCGACGTGAACGGCCAGCGTGTCCAGGGCCGCCACGTGCTGCTGGCGACCGGCTCCGTGCCGAAGTCGCTGCCGGGCCTGGAGATCGACGGCAACCGGATCATCTCCTCCGACCACGCCCTCGTCCTGGACCGTGTGCCCAAGTCCGCGATCATCCTGGGCGGCGGTGTCATCGGCGTCGAGTTCGCCTCGGCGTGGAAGTCCTTCGGCGCCGACGTCACCGTCATCGAGGGTCTGAAGCACCTCGTCCCGGTCGAGGACGAGAACAGCTCGAAGCTTCTTGAGCGCGCGTTCCGCAAGCGCGGCATCAAGTTCAACCTCGGCACCTTCTTCCAGAAGGCCGAGTACACCCAGGACGGCGTGAAGGTCACCCTGGCGGATGGCAAGGAGTTCGAGGCCGAGGTCCTCCTCGTCGCGGTCGGCCGCGGGCCGGTCTCGCAGGGCCTGGGCTACGAGG contains:
- a CDS encoding leucyl aminopeptidase encodes the protein MTALTLSTAAAPGLRADAIVIGVAKGAQGPVVAPGAEAVDKAYDGKLAGVLETLGASGAEGELTKLPAPAGFKAPLVVAVGLGEEPGAEDAGYDDEALRKAAGVAARALTGSKKAAFALPVDGPGAIGAISEGILLGAYSFDAYKENGRPARSAAKAKNGNAPLAEAALLGGKPRDAVHKDAVARAVAVAEELNRSRDLINTPPNDLTPAAFAGIAQAAGKEHGIKVQVLDDKALVKGGYGGILGVGGGSAATPRLVKLSYTHPKAEKHLAFVGKGITYDSGGISLKPAGHNETMKCDMSGAAAVFAAVVAAARLGLRVNVTGWLALAENMPSGSAVRPGDVLRMYSGKTVEVLNTDAEGRLVLADALWAASQEKPDAIVDVATLTGAMVLALGSRTFGVMANDDAFRSAVQEAAEEVGEPAWPMPLPEHLCKSMESPVADMANMGERMGGGLVAGLFLREFVGEGITWAHLDIAGPAFNEGGPFGYTPKGGTGSAVRTLVRLAELTAAGDLG
- the lpdA gene encoding dihydrolipoyl dehydrogenase, producing the protein MANDASTVFDLVILGGGSGGYAAALRGAQLGLDVALIEKDKVGGTCLHRGCIPTKALLHAGEIADQARESEQFGVKATFEGIDVPAVHKYKDDVISGLYKGLQGLIASRKVTYIEGEGRLSSPTSVDVNGQRVQGRHVLLATGSVPKSLPGLEIDGNRIISSDHALVLDRVPKSAIILGGGVIGVEFASAWKSFGADVTVIEGLKHLVPVEDENSSKLLERAFRKRGIKFNLGTFFQKAEYTQDGVKVTLADGKEFEAEVLLVAVGRGPVSQGLGYEEAGVAMDRGYVLVDEYMRTNVPTISAVGDLVPTLQLAHVGFAEGILVAERLAGLKVVPIDYDGVPRVTYCHPEVASVGITEAKAKEIYGADKVVALKYSLAGNGKSKILKTAGEIKLVQVKDGAVVGVHMVGDRMGEQVGEAQLVYNWEALPSEVAQLIHAHPTQNEALGEAHLALAGKPLHSHD